From Spiroplasma endosymbiont of Amphimallon solstitiale:
AACAATGAAAATAATTGCAAAAAATAAAAAAGCGTACTTTAATTATAAATTATTAGAAAAATTAGAAGTGGGAATTGTTTTGACTGGTTCTGAAATTAAATCAATTCGTTTAGGTAATGTATCTTTACAGGATAGTTATGTAACTTTTAGTAATAATGAAGCTTATATTATTAATATGAACATTACTACTTATAAATTTACTACTAGTTATATACTTGATCCATTAAGAAAAAGAAAATTACTTTTAAATGCTCGTGAAATTAAAAAAATTCAACAAGAACAAAAGCAAAAAAACTTAACTGTTGTTCCAACAATGATATATTTAAATAGTAAAAGTAGAGCAAAGTTAGAAATAGCATTGGCTCGTGGTAAAAAAAATTATGATAAAAGAGAGACCATTAAAAATCGTGATGCAGTAAGACAAATCAAAAAATAATAATTTAATTAAGAAAGGAAAAAACTATGATAATATGATTACCTTTCTTAATAATCTTTTGTTTATTTACAAGTTTTTATTTATTTTGGCAATGTTTAGTAATCTGTGTAACTTACAAAAATAACTATGTTTAATTAATTCTAGTAAATATAATTAAATGACTAGAAAGAGTGAGTTACAGATGGCTAAAAAACAAAATATTAATAATAATGATCCAATATCAAAAGCAGTAGATTTATTATTAGAAAATACTTTTAATTATGTAGAAAAGTATGGATGACCAAAAATTATTCATCAATTTACACTTAAAATATTATTTTTAATTAAAAATTTGTTAAAAGTAACATTATTTAGTGTAAAAATTCTCTAAAAATAACACTTTATCATGTATAATTACTTTTCTACAAAATTAAAGGAAAATACTGAAGATTTAACAACAGTTTTTAAAGAAGGGGGTTTATATAAAGAATTAACAAAACGTTTAGTTGAAAAAATGTTGAATTCTGAAATGCAAAATTATTTAGGATATGAAAAAAATCAACATAGTAATACTGAAAATGCTCGTAATGGTACAAGTTCAAAAAAATTAATAACTCAACAAGGTAAAATTGAGATTGATGTACCAAGAGATCGCAATAGTGATTTTACTCCTGTAATAGTTGCAAAAAGACAGCGAAGATTTGATGGTTTTGATCAACAAGTGCTTTCACTATATGCAAAAGGTATGACTCTATCTGACATTAGAATGCAGTTACAAGAGTTATATCATGGTGCTGATATTAGTGAAAGTGTTATTAGTCAAATTACTGATGATGTTATTGATGATGTCAAAGCATGACAAAATCGACCATTAGAAAGCATTTATCCGATTGTTTATTTTGATTGTATAGTAGTTAAAGTTCGACAAGATAAACGGATTATTAATAAATCAGTTTATATAGCATTAGGAGTTGATTTAGAAGGTAAAAAAGATGTTTTAGGCTTATGAATTAGTGAAAATGAAGGTGCTAAATTTTGATTAGCTAATTTCACAGAAATGAAAAATCGAGGCTTAAATGATATTTTGATTGCTTGTAGTGATAATTTAACAGGCATGTCAGAAGCAATACAAGCAGTTTATCCTAAAACAGAACATCAATTATGCATTGTTCATCAAATTCGAAATAGTTTAAAATATGTTTCATACAAACATCGAAAAACTCTAGTTACAGATTTAAAACCAATTTATAGTGCATGTAGTGAAGAACAAGCAATGCAAGCTTTAGAATCATTTGAAAGTAAATGAAATAAACAATATCCCCAAATTGCTAAATCTTGATATAAAAATTGAGAAAATTTGATGATTTTTATTAGTTATCCTGCAGAAATCAAAAGAGTAATTTATACAACAAATGCTATTGAATCTGTTAATAGTCAATTACGAAAAGTTATTAGAAACAAAAAAGCTTTTCCTAATGATATGTCAGTTTTTAAAATATTTTATTTAGCAATTGAAAATATAACAAAAAAATGAACATTGCCTATTCAAAATTGAAATACAGCAATTGCTCATTTTATGATAAAATTTGAAGACAGAATTAATCTGAACTAGTACTTTGTAAAACAAAGATACACAGATTTCTAAAAAGCCTCTTTATTTTTTCTTTTTAAGCAAAAGATAAATAAGTGGCAATGATTATTTATTAGTTATTATTTTTTTCTTTATCTTGGTATTAATAGTTTAAAAGCTATTAATAATTTTTTAGTTTTATCATTAACTAATTTAGTAACTGAAGCAATTAGTATTACAGTGATTATTTCGCTTACTGTAATTATTTTTGCTATACCAGCTACTTTTTTTTACTGCAAAATTTAAAAAAAAGAAAGTTGTATATTTGATGAATGCATAGTTGACTTTTAGTTACTTGCTGTTTAGTTTTAATTGTACCAAATTTTTGATCTTTGATTTTGTTAAATATTGCGTTAGGAATGAGTACTGCATCATTGGGAGTTCATGAATTAATGTTCAATGAACAATATTTTGTAAAATCACATGCTTTTTTAACTTTTACTATACTTATTGTTCCGGGATTATTGGCAAGTTTAATTATTATACCAATTAATATGCTTACGCTTAATATTTCAACTATTACAATTTCAAAAATCAGTTATTTTATTATTGCTGCTTTGTGTTTTTTCATTTTGACTTTTTTCATGTCTTTTCTTTTGCGAGAAGATCCAAAAAATATGGGTATGCATGATGAAATAGTTTTAAAAAAAATTAAAACTTTTTCTCAATGAAAAATAATAATTTTAATTATGTTTGGATTAACTATTTATTTAATTTATTATTTAATGAATTCTCAATTTTTTAATTATAAAATAAGTAATATTGATCAAAGATGGCATGTTTATAAAACTTTATTTACTACTTTGCCACAAGTAATTGGTGTTTTTTTATTGGGATGATGATTATATTATTTTTTCAGTGCTAATATTGCTTTATATTTTGGTTTTGGAATTTATATAGTAAGTATTATTATTAGTTGGGACGGTAACAAAAACGGAGGATATAATTACTTTTTAAACATTTCTTTTAAATTATAGACAAGAAATAATTGTAATTATATGCAATTGTAAATTTATCTTGCTACTAAATTAAATTAATTTCAATTAAAATACAAATATTAAAAAATCAATAATAAAATTAATATTTATACACAACAAAAATTCTTATTAACTTTTAATTTAATAAGTTTTTAATATTTCCTGAATTGTAAAATTAAAAAGGACACTTATATAAAAATTAAATTGTGTTAATTCTATAATTAAGAAAAGAAAGGAATTAGCACAATGTATAAGTATCTGACTATTGAATCAATAATAGCAATAAAAGAATATAAAAGTTATGGATTTTCGATTCGTAAAATAGCAAAAGCCATTGATTATAGTAAATCAACTGTACATAGAGTTTGTAGATTATTAAATCAAAACTTATTACCATTAGAAATATTGAATAAAATTCAAAAAAATAAACAAAATGCAGGTAGAAAATTAATAATTTTAACTTTAATAGAAATTAATACTATTAATCATTTGTTAATTACTAAAAATTATGCTCTTGATATAATTGCTAATTTTTTAAAGGAAAATAAAATAAAAAGTATTTCAACAAAAACTTTATATAACATGTTTAAAACAAATCGAATGGGTTTTGATGAAAATAACTTATTGAGAAAAGGAAAAAATAAACCTCACAAACAAAAAGAAACTAGGGGCAGAATTAATAATTGTAAGTCTATTCATGAAAGAAATTTAATCATTCCTAATATTAAAAATATAGAAGAATTTGGTCATTTAGAGGGTGATACTATCATTGGTAAAGATCATAAAAGTTCTATTATTACTTTAGCTGATATATGATCAAAAACCACAATTCCTTTAGCAACTAAAAATAATAAATCAGAAAATATTACAAAAAGTATAATAAAATTTATTTCAAAGTTACAAAAAGGAACAGTTAAAACTATTACTTTTGATCGTGGTAAAGAATTTAGTAAATGAAAATTAATCGAAAAAAATTGTAATGTTAAGATTTATTTTGCAGATCCTGGTAAACCTTGTCAAAGAGGTTTAAATGAAAATAATAATGGTATTTTAAGAAGATATTTACCAAAATCTACAGATCTATCTTCATATAAACAAAAAGATTTAAATACTATAGCATTTCAAATTAATTCTACACCCAGAAAATCACTATCTTATAAAAGACCAATAGATTTAATACAATTATTTTAAAAAACTGTCCCATTTATATTTACAATTCAGGAATAAATTAATATTTTGTAAATTTATTTCTTGTTTATTAGTTATTAAAATTAAATCATAATTTCCAGCACCAAATATGCCACTAATTTCAATCCGATTTAAGTTATTAATCACATTTTTAATTTGTAGTTCAAATTTATTATCATTATCAATTTGTAATATTTTTTCATAAAATTCCTTTAATTTTGTAGAAAAGTAATGATACATGATAAAGTGTTATTTTTAGAGAATTTTTACACTAAATAATGTTACTTTTAACAAATTTTTAATTAAAAATAATATTTTAAGTGTAAATTGATGAATAATTTTTGGTCATCCATACTTTTCTACATAATTAAAATAAAATTCTAATTTTGAAAATAATTGTGATTTATTTGAACCATATAAACTTAAAGCATTTTCAATTTTAGTTTTATCAATAATTACTCTTGTAAAATATTTTCCATATTCTCCATTCCCTAATGTTCAATCAGCAGGAATTAATGAAGGTATATTATTGCTTTCTAATTCATTTGTAATAGATAATCAGTTAAATTGATTATCATCAAGTTTAAATAATTCATTTTGGCTAATGTCATCATTTTTTAACTTAATATTATTTATATCTGTAAAATCAAAATATTCAGATTTTAATATTACTTTTGCATCTTTAAATTCTCAAACTTTATCTGGTGTGGAATGTATAGGATTGGATTTTAATTCAAAATAATAAGGTAATAATAGTTTGTAATCATCATTTAAGCCTTTATTAATTGACATATTTGAATAAATATTATTTGATAGCATAATTATTAATTGTTTAAAAATTTTTACTTGTTCTAAATTTATATAATTTGGATAATCTAATTTTCATTCTTTAAATAAATTAGTAATAACATCATCAGGTTTTTGACCTTCAAACTTTCCACGCATTCTATCTAAATCATTTAATTGATTTGGATTTAATGTTGCACCATCAAAATTTCTATTATATGTATATGTATAAGTTAGCATATCTAATAATACTTTTTGTAAACTATCAACTGTTGGCGCATCTTGTATTTCAATTTCTATATCGTCAAATCTGTTATTGGTTGCAACATATTGATAAAATTGGCTTTCACCTGGAAAATTTCAAACTTCTTTATCTTTTAATTCCTTTTCTTTCTTTAATGGTCACTGACCATTTCAAACAGTACCCATTTCATATCCTAATCAAGCATGAGTTACTCTTGCATTATTAATAATTTCTTTTCTTGTTTCTTTACCTTCACCAATAGCAATTAAATCTAAAACTGATTTTTCTTGTCCAATAAATTGTTTTGCTAAATTTCATGGTAAAATTTGTTCACTAAATCATTGTTGTAATATTCTAACTTTTGGTTGAGTTTCAATAGGCATTGATAATAGCGGAAATGCTATCTTATCTTTTTAACAAACAACTTTGGGTATACTTCCATATTGTCAACTTCACCAAGTACCTTTATATTGCCAAAAATCATGCTTCTAGGGGCTTTAATTTTTAAACCAATAACTTTGGTATCTTTATCTAATGGTTTTTGTAATTTAATAATGATTGGATAACCATCTCTTGTTTTAAAATCTTTAATTTTAATAATAGTAATACTTTTAGTACTTCTTGTTTTTGGATTTTGATAAGGTTGTGAATAATTATTAATAATATATAAATTATCAATATTATTTTCAGTTAATGGTTCATTAATAGACACTGCATATAACTTAAATTGATTTAATAAATTTATTTCTTGAAAAATTAAGTTTTTAATATCAGTCATACTATATTCAATAGTATTATCATTAATATTAGTACTTGCTCTTTGATTTAATTGCATAGTAAAGTCTGATGTTTCAACACCAGTAGTTTTTAATACTTTATCAATATCAATAAAACCTATTTTAATAGTATTTGTTGAAAATCTTAAACTATTATTTTCATTGTTTTTAAATAAACGTTCAATTTCATAAATATAAATTGTTCTTTTTTTAAATTCATCGTATGCTCTATTAATATCTGGGTCACTAGTAGCACTCATCATATTTGTAAAGTCATAAGGAATATTATCAATTAGGTGAGTTTAAAATAGTATCTAAAACAATTTGTTCATAAATAACATCTAATGCTTTAATTTTATCCATTACTTTATCACAATCTGCTAACTCATTGGCTTTATTTCGCATGATTGCTATGGGTATATAGTTAATATTTAATGTTTGTTCTTGTGATAAATTAGGATTATTAATATATTTTTTAAAATCTAATGGAAATTGTTTTTTATTATCACTAATACTATAAATTGCACGATTAATAGTTACTTGTTTATTATTTAATGTATAAACTTCAAATAATCTTACAGTTTGAGAATTTTGTTCATAATTATCATAAAAAATAGTACATTGAATTAATTTACCAGTAATATCATAAACTCTTTGTTGAATATCTATTACTTGAAAATATAAATTATCATTAGCAATATAAATTAAATAACCACTAATTCCTAATTTACTTAATTTAAAAATAGAATTTCAATTTTTTCTATAAAATTCTTGTTGAATTAAATATTGTTTAATAGTTTCATTATTAATATCTAATGGAGCATTATATAGATTAGCATTATTTTCTGCTACAAAATCAGTAAAATAAGTTTCATGATTAAAATCATTAAAGAGGCTTTTTAGAAATCTGTGTATCTTTGTTTTACAAAGTACTAGTTCAGATTAATTCTGTCTTCAAATTTTATCATAAAATGAGCAATTGCTGTATTTCAATTTTGAATAGGCAATGTTCATTTTTTTGTTATATTTTCAATTGCTAAATAAAATATTTTAAAAACTGACATATCATTAGGAAAAGCTTTTTTGTTTCTAATAACTTTTCGTAATTGACTATTAACAGATTCAATAGCATTTGTTGTATAAATTACTCTTTTGATTTCTGCAGGATAACTAATAAAAATCATCAAATTTTCTCAATTTTTATATCAAGATTTAGCAATTTGGGGATATTGTTTATTTCATTTACTTTCAAATGATTCTAAAGCTTGCATTGCTTGTTCTTCACTACATGCACTATAAATTGGTTTTAAATCTGTAACTAGAGTTTTTCGATGTTTGTATGAAACATATTTTAAACTATTTCGAATTTGATGAACAATGCATAATTGATGTTCTGTTTTAGGATAAACTGCTTGTATTGCTTCTGACATGCCTGTTAAATTATCACTACAAGCAATCAAAATATCATTTAAGCATCGATTTTTCATTTCTGTGAAATTAAGCTAATCAAAATTTAGCACCTTCATTTTCACTAATTCATAAGCCTAAAACATCTTTTTTACCTTCTAAATCAACTCCTAATGCTATATAAACTGATTTATTAATAATCCATTTATCTTGTCGAACTTTAACTACTATACAATCAAAATAAACAATCGGATAAACGCTTTCTAATGGTCGATTTTGTCATGTTTTGACATCATCAATAACATCATCAGTAATTTGACTAATAACACTTTCACTAATATCAGCACCATGATATAACTCTTGTAACTGCATTCTAATGTCAGATAGAGTCATACCTTTTGCATATAGTGAAAGCACTTGTTGATCAAAACCATCAAATCTTCGCTGTCTTTTTGCAACTATTACAGGAGTAAAATCACTATTGCGATCTCTTGGTACATCAATCTCAATTTTACCTTGTTGAGTTATTAATTTTTTTGAACTTGTACCATTACGAGCATTTTCAGTATTACTATGTTGATTTTTTTCATATCCTAAATAATTTTGCATTTCAGAATTCAACATTTTTTCAACTAAACGTTTTGTTAATTCTTTATATAAACCCCCTTCTTTAAAAACTGTTGTTAAATCTTCAGTATTTTCTAATAATAAATCTACTGCTTTTGATATTGGATCATTATTATTAATATTTTGTTTTTTAGCCATCTGTAACTCACTCTTTCTAGTCATTTAATTATATTTACTAGAATTAATTAAACATAGTTATTTTTGTAAGTTACACAGATTACTAAACATTGCCTCATTAAAACCAAAATAATTTAAAATAGAAGCATGTGTACTTTTATTTTTATTAGTTAAAAATTTTAATTTTTCATTTTGATTATCATTAATATTTGTTTTATCTTTTCTTTTAAATAAACTTAGCATAATACTCACCACCTTTCTAAAAGATTTGATTAATTTTTAATACAATTTTTACTATAATAAATATAATTAAACCAGCAGTTGCTGATGATAGAATTACTCCAATTAAACCTAAAATAATTTTTATAATTTTAAAAAACATAATATTATTCCTGTAATTCTTCTAATTTTCATACATTACCTTTTAAATTACCTTTTTCACTATAAATAGTAATCAATTTAGCATGTTGAACTGATAAAATTACTATATTAACACTATCATTAAAGGTTTGTATTGGTACACCAGCAATTTTGTTATCCGTTATAATAAATTCTTGAATAGTATAAACTGGATTATATATACTTCAAGAATAATAAACTCTATAATGTTTATTAACTATAAAATCATAAGTAATTTGTCAATTATCTCATTTATTTTTTTCTCTTATTCCTACTTCTTTTCAGTTTGAACCACTTGGACTTGGTGTTGGATTATTTGGTAATTCAATATCTCAACAATTTTCTTCAACTTCATTTGTTTCTAAACTTTTTGAATTAATTTTTATTTTTGGTGTAACATCAACTTTAATTGTATTTTGTAATTCTTCTAATGAAAGAATAGCACCATAATTAATATCTCCACCTTTTAAATATAAACTACAATTAAAACTACTTTCTCTAACAGTTAAAGTTAATATTACATCTTCATCTTTAATTTTAAATTTTGCAAGTAAATAATCTCCACCTAAATAATTACCAGTTTTAAATTCTACTTTATGCTTTATATTTGCTTGATTTACTGGTAATTCATCTAATGTTATAATTACTCTATATACAGTATTAAAATTAATTTCAAACGTATCTCATTCACGATTATTTTTACTTTTACTTATTACTTTTCATATTTCTTTATCTTGTTTTTATCAATATTTGCTTTATTTTCATTAATAGCACCAGCAACAGTTTTATTAATAGTTTCTAAATTAGGGATTTCTTGACTTACAGCATTCAATTGAAATGCTACTGGAAACTTTTTTTCTGTGTCTTCTAATTTTTTATCTACTTCTTCTTTTTTATAATAATCAGTTAAATTGGTTTTACGACCAGTAGCACTAATTTTATTATTTTCATCAATAGTTATATTAGTACCAGCAATTAATTTATCTTGTTTTTTATCTAATAAATTATTAGTTTCTAGTTTTGTGTAATAATCACGTTCAGTACGTTCTTCTGCTATAAATTCAGTTGGTGTTCCTTTTCCAATATATTGATATAATGTAACAGAACTAGGTTGATAATTAACATCATTAGAAGTCACCGTAATATCATTTAATTCCTTAGTAAATAATAATTGTATTTTAACATTATCATTTACAATCAATTCATCTAACTTAATAGTTTTTTGTGTTGTTCTATTAATTTCACCACCTAAATTAAATATAGTTTTTTTATTACTATATATGTAATTATCAGTAGGATTATTAGGTGGTTGATAAATATAACCTCATATTGCTAAATATATTTTTCCAAATTCATTACTAGGAATAAAAGAAGACATTTTTTTCATAAAGGACTAGTTTCAATATTAAATCAATTATTTTTAATATCATCAATATTTTGTTTATTAATATCAACTTTATTTTCTAATAATTTAATACTATTTTCATTAGTAGTAATTCTTTTTTGTTGTTTAGCAGAAAAGTCCTTTAATTTTGTAGAAAAGTAATGATACATGATAAAGTGTTATTTTTAGAGAATTTTTACACTAAATAATGTTACTTTTAACAAATTTTTAATTAAAACCTGAATTGTAAACCTGAATTGTAAATATAAATGGGACAGTTTTTTAAAATAATTGTATTAAATCTATTGGTCTTTTATAAGATAGTGATTTTCTGGGTGTAGAATTAATTTGAAATGCTATAGTATTTAAATCTTTTTGTTTATATGAAGATAGATCCTTTAATTTTGTAGAAAAGTAATGATACATGATAAAGTGTTATTTTTAGAGAATTTTTACACTAAATAATGTTACTTTTAACAAATTTTTAATTAAAAATAATATTTTAAGTGTAAATTGATGAATAATTTTTGGTCATCCATACTTTTCTACATAATTAAAAGATAGATCTGTAGATTTTGGTAAATATCTTCTTAAAATACCATTATTATTTTCATTTAAACCTCTTTGACAAGGTTTACCAGGATCTGCAAAATAAATCTTAACATTACAATTTTTTTCGATTAATTTTCATTTACTAAATTCTTTACCACGATCAAAAGTAATAGTTTTAACTGTTCCTTTTTGTAACTTTGAAATAAATTTTATTATACTTTTTGTAATATTTTCTGATTTATTATTTTTAGTTGCTAAAGGAATTGTGGTTTTTGATCATATATCAGCTAAAGTAATAATAGAACTTTTATGATCTTTACCAATGATAGTATCACCCTCTAAATGACCAAATTCTTCTATATTTTTAATATTAGGAATGATTAAATTTCTTTCATGAATAGACTTACAATTATTAATTCTGCCCCTAGTTTCTTTTTGTTTGTGAGGTTTATTTTTTCCTTTTCTCAATAAGTTATTTTCATCAAAACCCATTCGATTTGTTTTAAACATGTTATATAAAGTTTTTGTTGAAATACTTTTTATTTTATTTTCCTTTAAAAAATTAGCAATTATATCAAGAGCATAATTTTTAGTAATTAACAAATGATTAATAGTATTAATTTTCTACCTGCATTTTGTTTATTTTTTTGAATTTTATTCAATATTTCTAATGGCAATAAGTTTTGATTTAATAATCTACAAACTCTATGTACAGTTGATTTACTATAATCAATGGCTTTTGCTATTTTACGAATCGAAAATCCATAACTTTTATATTCTTTTATTGCTATTATTGATTCAATAGTCAGATACTTATTTTAATTATGTAGAAAAGTATGGATGACCAAAAATTATTCATCAATTTACACTTAAAATATTATTTTTAATTAAAAATTTGTTAAAAGTAACATTATTTAGTGTAAAAATTCTCTAAAAATAACACTTTATCATGTATCATTACTTTTCTACAAAATTAAAGGATACTTATACATTGTGCTAATTCCTTTCTTTTCTTAATTATAGAATTAACACAATTTAATTTTTATATAAGTGTCCTTTTTAATTTTACAATTCAGGTTTTATAATTTATGATGAAAATTTGAAAGAATTATTAGTAATTTTTAAGAAAACCAAAAATTGCTTTATAGTAGAAAGTAATGTATAATATTAGCGGGGATGTTCTGGTTTCGACAGGAGTGAACAACTAATTGTGGCAGTGGTTTGGTAGACCATAATACTACGAGGTTTCATAACCGGAAAACAAACTAAAACCGTAGTACCTAACTGATTCACAACAAAGTTAAACAACTTTGGATTTGGTTTAGGAAATCAAGCAGTTTTACCTGCTTAATTACTTAAGAAGTAAATACTACCGTTGCTAATAGCAAGTTTATCATTATTAGTAACGTATCATAAGGATAAACTAGAAAAAATGATGTTAATAAATTTTTTCGAATTTCCATTAACTAGCTATTCATAATTTCGTATAATTTATTATTAAATAGTGATTTTTCTAAATTATACTAAACTGTAGATACAGTTAGTCAGTTAACTTTTGGACGCGGGTTCGATCCCCGCCATCTCCACCATAAATTAAATGCACAATTGTGATTTTTTTTATTATTCCTGAATTGTAAATATAAATGGGACAGTTTTTTAAAATAATTGTATTAAATCTATTGGTCTTTTATAAGATAGTGATTTTCTGGGTGTAGAATTAATTTGAAATGCTATAGTATTTAAATCTTTTTGTTTATATGAAGATAGATCTGTAGATTTTGGTAAATATCTTCTTAAAATACCATTATTATTTTCATTTAAACCTCTTTGACAAGGTTTACCAGGATCTGCAAAATAAATCTTAACATTACAATTTTTTTCGATTAATTTTCATTTACTAAATTCTTTACCACGATCAAAAGTAATAGTTTTAACTGTTCCTTTTTGTAACTTTGAAATAAATTTTATTATACTTTTTGTAATATTTTCTGATTTATTATTTTTAGTTGCTAAAGGAATTGTGGTTTTTGATCATATATCAGCTAAAGTAATAATAGAACTTTTATGATCTTTACCAATGATAGTATCACCCTCTAAATGACCAAATTCTTCTATATTTTTAATATTAGGAATGATTAAATTTCTTTCATGAATAGACTTACAATTATTAATTCTGCCCCTAGTTTCTTTTTGTTTGTGAGGTTTATTTTTTCCTTTTCTCAATAAGTTATTTTCATCAAAACCCATTCGATTTGTTTTAAACATGTTATATAAAGTTTTTGTTGAAATACTTTTTATTTTATTTTCCTTTAAAAAATTAGCAATTATATCAAGAGCATAATTTTTAGTAATTAACAAATGATTAATAGTATTAATTTCTATTAAAGTTAAAATTATTAATTTTCTACCTGCATTTTGTTTATTTTTTTGAATTTTATTCAATATTTCTAATGGTAATAAGTTT
This genomic window contains:
- the smpB gene encoding SsrA-binding protein — encoded protein: MKIIAKNKKAYFNYKLLEKLEVGIVLTGSEIKSIRLGNVSLQDSYVTFSNNEAYIINMNITTYKFTTSYILDPLRKRKLLLNAREIKKIQQEQKQKNLTVVPTMIYLNSKSRAKLEIALARGKKNYDKRETIKNRDAVRQIKK
- a CDS encoding IS256 family transposase; translated protein: MYNYFSTKLKENTEDLTTVFKEGGLYKELTKRLVEKMLNSEMQNYLGYEKNQHSNTENARNGTSSKKLITQQGKIEIDVPRDRNSDFTPVIVAKRQRRFDGFDQQVLSLYAKGMTLSDIRMQLQELYHGADISESVISQITDDVIDDVKAWQNRPLESIYPIVYFDCIVVKVRQDKRIINKSVYIALGVDLEGKKDVLGLWISENEGAKFWLANFTEMKNRGLNDILIACSDNLTGMSEAIQAVYPKTEHQLCIVHQIRNSLKYVSYKHRKTLVTDLKPIYSACSEEQAMQALESFESKWNKQYPQIAKSWYKNWENLMIFISYPAEIKRVIYTTNAIESVNSQLRKVIRNKKAFPNDMSVFKIFYLAIENITKKWTLPIQNWNTAIAHFMIKFEDRINLN
- a CDS encoding IS30 family transposase; the protein is MYKYLTIESIIAIKEYKSYGFSIRKIAKAIDYSKSTVHRVCRLLNQNLLPLEILNKIQKNKQNAGRKLIILTLIEINTINHLLITKNYALDIIANFLKENKIKSISTKTLYNMFKTNRMGFDENNLLRKGKNKPHKQKETRGRINNCKSIHERNLIIPNIKNIEEFGHLEGDTIIGKDHKSSIITLADIWSKTTIPLATKNNKSENITKSIIKFISKLQKGTVKTITFDRGKEFSKWKLIEKNCNVKIYFADPGKPCQRGLNENNNGILRRYLPKSTDLSSYKQKDLNTIAFQINSTPRKSLSYKRPIDLIQLF
- a CDS encoding IS30 family transposase; the protein is MYKYLTIESIIAIKEYKSYGFSIRKIAKAIDYSKSTVHRVCRLLNQNLLPLEILNKIQKNKQNAGRKLIILTLIEINTINHLLITKNYALDIIANFLKENKIKSISTKTLYNMFKTNRMGFDENNLLRKGKNKPHKQKETRGRINNCKSIHERNLIIPNIKNIEEFGHLEGDTIIGKDHKSSIITLADIWSKTTIPLATKNNKSENITKSIIKFISKLQKGTVKTITFDRGKEFSKWKLIEKNCNVKIYFADPGKPCQRGLNENNNGILRRYLPKSTDLSSYKQKDLNTIAFQINSTPRKSLSYKRPIDLIQLF